The DNA sequence TCGGGTTTGGGTGGCCTGGTTGAGCTCGAAATCTAAGCGGCCGTTCTTGTTGGTTATGAGAACCAGATTTCCTTGCTGAGACCTCTTGAACATACGCTTCCATGTTTGTTGGTGGTAGAAAAGTTTTGCGTTTTCCTGCCTGCTTATGACCATGCCATTTAGGATTTCAGCGGCACATTGTGTTGCTTGGGGCCCGTTATGCAGAAAAAAGGTACCGTGAATCTGGATGCTGCATCCGTAACTCTTTAAGCAGCCGACCCTCATAATTGGGTAACCAACCGTAAGAGAGAGCAGAATTGTCTGAGGCAACCACTGCAAGTTTGCTGCGGAATCTTTCAGTAACCGACTCCTTAGCGGCAGCTTACCTGATCTGCGGCGACACCCAAGGCGCCATCGAAATAATCGTTCAATCTGTGGCAACCATACGCAAAGCCCACCGCGCCAACGCATTGTTCTTTAACGGGAAAGCAACCCGCAGCATCATCGGCGGACTCCTCTACCTTGTCTGCTTCAGATGCTACCGCAGCATTAACCAAAAAACCATAGCTGACGTCCTTAACACCTCCGACACAAGCATCAGACGCTCTTATCGAGAGTGGCTCCGGGTATTCCCTGACCTTTTTGCTGATGTTCAGGAAAAAATCGACGGAAGATGCAGCAGCGGCAACTAATGGTTTAACCGCTGTTCCCCTAAACTTGGGATAGTCTCTTTGTTTAATTTACCAAATTGTATATTATTCCCTAACACTCTCTTTAGGTGACAAGAAAATGTCTTTTTCTGGCCAGGAAACTAAAGGCTCTTCAAATGGGGTTATGGACAGTTTTCACCGATTCATCAGTAGGCTTGATGAGGGCTTTGAATTGTTGGAATTAGCTGACAGTGGCCCTGGCGGCGTGGTTGATTTCGTTTTTCTTGAGGTGAATCCTGCATTTGAAAGTTTAACTGGCTTTAGGGCAGCAAACATAGTGGGCAAGCGTAAACGAGAGGTGGACCGCTTTGGGGAAGAACGCTGGTATGAGTATGCTCTGAAAGCATTAAAAACCGGCAAAACACTCCAGTACGAATACTTTAATAGCTTTATCAAGCGGTATTTTGCGACACAGTTTATTCCCGTATCAAACAACAGAATAGCGGTTCTCTTCAAAGATATAACTGAGCACAAAAAGGGCGAATTCGCTCTCCAGGACAGCCAACAGAGGCTGAAAATTTACCTAGAAAGCTCGCCTACAGCCATTTTTGTTGCCGACCCAGACGGGAAATACGTCTTCGTTAATGAGGGGGCCTGCCGATTGCTGCAGTACTCAAAGGAGGAGCTGTTAACGATGAATATTTCTCAGGTCTTAACACCGGAAAACCGTGACGCGGGGTTTAGGCAGTTCGCGTTGGTTAGCCAAACTGGCAGAAGCAGGGGCGAGTTGAATCTGAAAAGAAAAGACGGCTCGATGGTTGACGTGATTATTTCTGCTGCCAAGTTACCGGATGGAAACTTGATTGCGAACTGCGAAGACATCACTGAACGGAAGGATCTGGAGATGCAGCTTCAAGCCAAAGAGCGATTGGCGGCTATTGGTTCAACGGCAGGGATGGTTGGGCATGACATCCGTAATCCACTGCAGGCCATCATAGCGGATGTTTTTCTGCTTAAAGATTACTTGGCGTTTATGCCTGACTTAAACATCAAGCGGGACGTAGATGAGAGCTTAAACGGCATCGAAAAGAATGTGCTTTATGTTAACAAAATCGTTGCTGACCTGCAGGATTATGCCAGGCCGCTAAACCCCGAATACTCCTCTGTACTGCTCTCAGACATCATAAGCAGCGCTTTTAAAACGATTGATTTGCCCAGTAACATTAAGCTTGCCATTAACTTAAAAGATAACGCCCAAGTTAGAACTGACCCCGCATTCATCCAAAGGGCAATCACTAACTTAGCTAACAACGCGATTCAGGCCATGCCCAACGGAGGCTACTTAACGGTGTCGGGGTCAAAAAATGAAAGCAGCATATGCATCTCTGTTGAGGACACCGGCGGGGGGATACCCGACGAAATTAAAGCGCGGATATTTACGCCTATGACTACCTCGAAAGCCAAAGGCCAAGGCCTTGGATTGGCAGTTGTTAAGCGGTTGGTGGATGCATTAGACGGCACGATAAGCTTTGAAAGCCAACTTGGCAGGGGAACCACCTTCACCTTAAATTTGCCTAACCAAAAAATCAGCGGTTTGTCCCTTAATTCGTAAAATATTAGTTATTTTCGCTATTTTTGGGGCCAGATGGATTGTTGGGGTTAAAAAAAGAGAAAACGGGTGTTGGCCGGCATGTTTGTGGCGCTCTATAGTGACCATCCACGGATATAGCCAAACATGTGTCCATTTAGGTTCATGTCTGGCGGTGGATAACGTCCGTTTTGTAGCCCAAAGCCATTCACTGACGTAAACTGTTCGGTACCTGTCAGCTGGAATTCCCCGTCTAGTTTGGTGTTGTTAAATGAGCCTGTGGCTGTGGAGGGGAACCCGGAGACTCTGCCGACTCCCCAGACTGTGATGCTGGCATTGTTCGCCATGTTAAACGTTAAGGTGTTTTGTACTCTGACGATGCCTTCTCCAGTGACAGCGCTATATTCCATTTGGAAAGTACTGTTTACGCTGAAATCCTGAGGATAAGAGTATGTTTTGCCGTCTACGGTAAGGTTGCCTTGGATTAGGGTGTTATTTCCTGTTACTTTTATGAGGTTTGGCGCACTGGCGTTATCTACGACGCTGACGCCTCTAAGGTAGACGCCTTGAAAGTCGAAGCTGACGTATTCAGATTTTGATGGGAACCAGGCTTGAGAAACCGCGACCAAAGATGAAACAGCGAGTATTGAAGTCAATGCTATTGCTGTGATTAAAGTCAAAATCTTTTTCCTCATATCTTCACCTCCTTTTGCGATAGTTAGGTTCTCAGGAACTGGCTGAATTATCCAGTGAGGGAAAAAACTTTTCACCATGACAAGCAGAGACTGAAAATAACTGGCAGTTGTATGAATTAACGGTTATTTATTACTATGCAGCCTTGTTTGTTTCATTGTCATGGACGTGAAATCCCATAGTTGCCCCCGTTTGCGGGTATGGGGACTTAGGGGCAAAAAGGTGACTTGCCGGGCCGATTTTACTCTGTTAACAAGGCTTATATTCTCAATTGATTCAAGTAGTCTATCAGGAGAGCGGTATGAAGGCAAAGTTACTTGCAGTTCTGGTGGTTGTGGTGTTTGTTTATGGTTCAGTACTTGTGGCTTGTGCTGAGACAGTGACTAGTGTGTGGCGAGATGATATGAGTTATCAAAGCCTCACTGAGCTTAAGGCTGCAGGCTGGACAGTGACGCATGAAGATGGCGTGGGCTTCACAGGCGGCGCCGTAACTTTAGATGGCACCTCCCAAGACACCGCTATCCACTATTCGCAGCAATTTTCATCTGGCATCTCCGACTGGAAGGTGGAGGACAAAAACAGATGGACCCTTGGTAGCCACTGCGGAAACAGCGTAACTGCAGTCACCAGCAAACATTCCTATACTTTCATGGCGGATGGCTGGTACGGTAACTATGTGTTTTATCGTGATGGACAAAAAACAACGTTTGGAAGCTTCCAGGAAAACCAAAACACATGGTATACCCTGGCGATAGAGAAACAGGGCAACCAAATCACCATGTACTATAACGGCGAAGTAAAAAGCACCTACACCGAGAAAGATACCTCAGCTTCCCAGCTGGTTGGCGTTGACGCGGTTTCTCCCTGGAAGGGCGGTGCCCAATACGATTACTTTGAGGTCTATCAAATTGGAGATGCTAGCACCCAAGAAGCACAGAATTCCCTTCTAAGTAACCCAATCGTTATCGGTGGAATAATCGGGGCAGTCGCCGTTGGGGTGGGGGGTGCACTGTATTTCTTTGTGTTCAGTGGAGGAGCCGCTGGTAGCGCTGGAGGCGCGGCGGGTGGAGCGGCGGGAGGTTCGGGTTCATCTGGCGGCGGTTCAGGTAGCGGAGGCGGCTCAGGCGGTGGTGGCGGAGAAAATCCTATGCTGCACCCCTCAGGAGGTACACTCATTCATCCATCAGGCAGCGTACCCAGCACCCTGCAGAGCAGCACCCCAAGTACCCTGCACAGTACTCAACCAAGCACGTTAAATGAGGTAGCAATGAATAACACAAGCGGACTGCAAATTGATATGCAGGCTAATCCCATGAACCAATATGCAACACAGCAGTCAGACTCACAAGTTCAGATGCATCAACAATTAAACCAAAAGATCGAGCAGGAAGCCGGGAATACTGATAGGTTAAGACTCAACCAGCAATTACAGGACCAAATAACTAAGCCGCAACAACAAATCCAAAATGACAAAATCAACACTCAAAACAAGATCAATCAACAAACAAACCAGCTTCTTCAGGGTTCAAGCGGCGAAGTAGCTGACAGCGGCAGCTCAAGCGGAGAAAGCTAAGCCCCTTTTTTACTGTTTTGCCTGCTGGGCTTGCTTCTGCTCTTCTTTGTCGTCCCGCCTGTTCTTCACCATTTTTGCAGCAACAATTCTTCGCACCAAACCAAAACACCTCCCATCTGACATGGCGTCTTGTGCGTATCCATGCCTTGGAATTAACTGAGAATCACGGTTGTTTATACTGATATGTGGTTAACACAGCGTGCATACAAATGGGCGGTCATGCTTTCTCAGAAGCCTTCGAAAGAGGCAAGGGTGAATTGGTGCCATGACAAGTACGGATTCGCACCGCTCCCACGCAAACACTATTGCGGGCAAAGCGTTTTTTCGCTTTTAACCTTAACCTTACCTCTGAGTCGCCATGTCACCCAGAAAACCGCCAGCCACAAGATAACCGTTAGGATAATCAGCACGCCCGTTTGGATAATGATTTGGTAGTACAAGGTGTCGGTTTGGTTTAGAAACTCTATAACTGAGATGTTAGGTCCAGTCGGCGTCGTCGGCCAGGGAAGAAAAGTTGACCCCGCATTCGCCCAACCCAAGCGACCAGCATACGTTTGAACATAAGACGCTACCCAATAAGCAAACGCCATGTAAACAGTTACAACAAGCGCTAATAGAACCGTTAAAGCCAACCGAATCATTGCCCATACAGCGCCATGCATAGGGGCAGATAGATGTCATCGTTAATTAGACTTCTGTTTTCAGTGATGTCGCCGTCCCAGCCTTAGGGCAAAGTAATTTTCTGGGACTAATTACTGATTAGCTATTGCATGTTTCTAGTTATAAGGTTTTAGATAAATCCTTTTCTTCGCAAAAAATGCAATTAGAGATATCATTGCAAACAAAGAAAAGAATGCGACAAAAGGTAACTCTGGCACTGAAGGGGCTGGGTTAGTATTATTGGCTGGTTCAGGAGTGCTTGTGATTGTTATTGTCTCAGTGTCGCTCCAACCACTTGGATTATAATAAAAGATATTGTCTGATACTGGATAAAATCCATCATAAGTAGTTTCTGTATATTGATATGCTAACAACGCTTCTATTTGAAAATCAATTTTATCTCCAACTCGATAGTTCGCTGGAAAAGTTAAGACAGTATTACCCGTGTTTGATTGAACTGGAAGGTCATCCGCATAATTTCCCCACATACTCTTATCGCCAGTATACGAAGGGTCATAATAAGCCGCCCAATCTGAAAATGATGTGTTTGGGTACGTCCAGTTTTCTGCAAAGTGACCTTTAAAACGAGTAAAGTAATACAAAGTAAGCGTATTGTTTCCTAAGGATGACGCATGCGGTTGATTCTTGATGGTCATTTCAATTAAATAATTTTCAACATGGCGTCCAGGTGTAGTGCTGGTAATTGTCTCTCCGTTATAGGGGTCTATGGTCGTAGTTGTCTGTGGAGGTATATCATAGGATTTGTCAACATATCTTAAACTAAATTGGGGAACCTGCGGTTTAGGTATTGGCTCTGCAACAGTTAGTCCAACCATTAATAGACTAGAGAATGCGAGGATTACGACTAAGCAAATTGAGAGATATTTGCCCAAGCTACCCATATTAGAAATTGATGGTTTTGTTTGGTTATATAATTTACTCGTTAAACCTTGTGTTTAGTCGGCGGCAACCCTTGTGGTGCTCGCTTAGACAAAACCCAACTTTGAAGGGGCGCTTACGAATGCAACACACTGCAGACAGGTACAGAAGCACATGCATAAGGATGCCCCCAAGAGAACTACAAGCGCCTAATAACTCGGCCGCCGACACTGCATCTGCCCAGTTTTAGCCAAGAAAACATTGCATTCGGTGAGCCTATAAATAGAGGGGGGATAGAGCGTGGCAAGCAACAGAAGCATAACCCGTCGCGGATAAGTTGAAGGGTTTTTGAGAGCAAATGAACTTGGGTGTTTGTAACCTTTATCAATCTGAGTTGCTGCATATGTCGTTGGGGGATGATGTCGCCGTCCCAGTCTGATCGGGAAAGATGAAGAATTCGACAATTGACAGACCCCAAAGGATGCTGGATAGCGAGAATTGGCTTACAAAAAATGGGTGAAACTGTGGCGCTGACTGGGGCTACTTTTTGCCTTTGGCGGCGTGCTTGGCAGGCAGCGATACCTGTTTTTTCTCTTTGCGTTTCTGCTCTTTTTCACGCAGAAGTTGCTTGTGTTTTTCTAAACCTTCAGCTTTCTTGGCTTTTTTAGACAAAATCTCTCAACCTTGCACATTAAGGGTTGCAGACGCTCAAAAACGTTGCCCTCAAGGATGACGATGGAATATTTAAGGGAGAAAGGCAAGATATGCTTGGATGGATTGCTGATGCGTTGCCCAAAATGTGGTTCACCCCGAGTGGAGCGCCAGAGAAACCAAGAGGTCAAATGTTTAGCGTGCGGTATGGTGTTCTATTTTGTTACGCCCGATACGGGTTCAGCGGATTTTGACCGCTACCAACTATAAAGAAAAGAAAGGCGCCCAAACCGCTAGGGTGGAGGTGGCGGTGGGGGAAACTGGTAATTGTCGTACAGTACGCTGATTGCCCGTGCCAAAAAAGTTATGGGAAGCAACGCAAATATGCCCATTAAGCTTACGGCGAATAAGCCGATATGAAGGAAGTTGCCAAGTTGGGAACTGACAAAAATCACAATAAGCCATGAGACCAATGAGGCAAAGATGAAAAGCAAATAGCGCACCCAGCCTATGCGGGAAATGCTGCCCAGCAGGTCTTTGAAGGCAAACCCAGCCATCAGATTCTGGCGCTTAATCATGTTTACCTCGCTTATCACCGCAAATATGCCTACCACAAAGAACACCGCCATAGACGCCAACGCGGCGCCAAGCACGTTTGCACTAAACTCCTCAGCCAGCCGCAAAATACTGCCAAACCCGCCGAATATGCCCACGCCAAAACCCAAGCCCACAACAGCCATCAATGCAACGGCGATGACACCCCAAAGTGCGCCGACAGCAGCGATTTTTAGAAGGGACATGACTAGTTCGGCCCAGTTGGGTTTTGTCAGCCGAGGCGGTTTGGTGCTGTTGGTGGGTTGCTTTACGATTTTATCAACGTAACGTATTAGGACAAGTATGTTTAGGAATGGTATTAAGCAGGCTATGATTAGGATATACTGGTTTTTTTCGATTACTCCGAGTGTGTACTGGTATGCGTTTTTAAATTCTGATGTTAACATTTACTCCCCTTTCCCTTGATTGATTGCTTGCATAGGTGAATTTAAGATTTTTGGCGAGGGCTTAAGTGGGTTTATGCTAATTTTTGACGGTTTTTTTCTTCAGTTAATGCATATTACTCTAGCATATGGGTTATGCGGTTCCATCTGAGTTTAGAGTGTTGATTGTGTCCTGAGCCCTTTTGTAGTTTATGCCCCACCAACAAGTTTATATGAACAATACAACATATGAAATATAGTTCATATTAACAGGCGTGGAAAAATGAAAAAAAGCCTAAACCAAACCTGCTACCGCTTCTTCACCAACCTCGCAAACCCCACCCGCCTCGCCGCAATCGAACAACTCCTAAAACAACCCATGAGCGTAGGAGAACTCGCCACAGCACTCAACCAAGAACAAAGCATGATAAGCCACAACCTCAAACCCCTCCTCGACTGCAACATCATCACCATACAACGAGACGGAAAAAAACACATCTACCTCGTCAACCGCGAAACCATAATCCCCATCTTTGCCGCCATCGAAAACCACGCCCAAAAATATTGCCCCACAGGCGGAAAATGCCTAAGGGAGGAACAAGCATGAAAAGAAAAATCGTTAACATAGACGAAAACCTCTGCAACGGCTGCGGCGCATGCATCCCCAAATGCGTCGAAGGCGCACTGCAAATCGTCGATGGAAAAGCACGAATAGTCAAGGACACCTACTGCGATGGCTTAGGCGCATGCCTGGGACAGTGCCCGCAGGGAGCCATAACCATCACGGAGCGGGAAGCAGACCCCTTCAGCCAAGCCGAAGTCCACGAATTCCACAAAGCCCAAGCCGCCAAAACCCCCATCGCCCCCGCCACAACAGCAGCCAATGTACCCAAAAAGCCCCAGTGGCCAGTAAAAATCAACCTCGTCCCCCCCAAAGCCCCCTTCTACGAAAACGCGCATATCCTGCTTGCCGCCGACTGTGCACCTGTGGCTCTGAAAAGCTTCCAGCAGCACATGGCAGGCAAATACGTCATCATCGGCTGCCCCAAATTCAACGATGCACGAGCATACGCAGAGAAACTCACCGAAATCTTCCAAAACAACAACATCGGCGCAGTCACAGTTATGCATATGGAGGTGCCCTGCTGCACTGGACTTAAATGGGCAGTCAACAAAGCCCTGGAGGCATCCGGCAAGCATATTTCAGTTAAAGAACTCGAAGTCAAAGTGGGAGGTGAAATCGTTGAGCTCTGACAAACCAGTAGCCAAAAACCCCGAGACCTGCCCAGGACTGCGCGACATGCTGCAGCCCAAACCCGCCTACATCAACTGCCACGTCTGCGGCTCAGAACTCGAAATCTGGAGCGACGAAGACAAAACCACCTGCCCCAGCTGCGGCGCCGAATGGAAACGCCCCGACCCCTCCGCGGCATGCCTTGAATACTGCCAGTACGCGGACAAATGCCGAGCCATAATCGATTCCCGTAGACACTAGGCTCTTTATCTTTAATTTTTTTATATATTTGTAATTAATCTTGGATATCCGTAAACCCTAAAAGGCATCGTGCCAGAATGTATTTTGGCTTTCACTTAGTGCCGCTTGGTATGCACGCATAAAGCCCCTTACCTGTACCCTATCCGTAGTCTCTATGTGAACTCGGGAGGCCCAACTTTGACATTAAGCGGGTTGCGTGGACAAGCGCCAGTGAAAGCCACTTTTCTGTTTTTTGAGTTTGCTTTTTGAGGGCTTGTTTGGTGTTTTGGTGTGCTTGGGGCGGAACGCTTATATGTTCGTGTTACTTTCAAGTAAAAACGTAACACCGAAACCGGGTGCTACTTAACTCTACCAACAACAAGTCCCACCGGTTGTGCGCCAAGGCAAACCTTTCAGCTGGCAGTAAACGGCTGAAACCCCAAAAAGGCGTCTAGACACATAAACCCCCGATTTAGTGCCTAAACGGGTTTACCTTGCCGCATTTCTCTCCATTTTCCTGCCGAATCAGGACAGCTTCTTATAAAGCAGCGTCAAGAGGAAAAACATCACCAAAACAAACACAATAACCCCTGCAGTCACGATGTTAAACAGGGCAGAGAGCATAATCCCAATAACGGTGCTAATTATGCTAAAGCAAACCGCTGCCAGCAGAGTCTTGCGGAACGAAAAATTCAGTTTAAGCGCGCAGAGTCCCGGTATCACCAGAAGCGCCACCACAAGGATCGTGCCGATGACCTTAATCGACAAGACGATTGTGACGGCTACGAGTAAATCAAAAACCATCGAAAGCGCCCTTGTGGGTATACCCATAATCCGCGAATCCTCCTCATCAAACACCATCGAGAGCAGTTCCCGCCGGAAAAACCCTATGAAGAGCAAAACCGACATACCCAAAACCGAAACCAAAGCCAAATCGGCCCAGTCAATGGTCAATATGGAACCGA is a window from the Candidatus Bathyarchaeota archaeon genome containing:
- a CDS encoding DUF4013 domain-containing protein, with the protein product MLTSEFKNAYQYTLGVIEKNQYILIIACLIPFLNILVLIRYVDKIVKQPTNSTKPPRLTKPNWAELVMSLLKIAAVGALWGVIAVALMAVVGLGFGVGIFGGFGSILRLAEEFSANVLGAALASMAVFFVVGIFAVISEVNMIKRQNLMAGFAFKDLLGSISRIGWVRYLLFIFASLVSWLIVIFVSSQLGNFLHIGLFAVSLMGIFALLPITFLARAISVLYDNYQFPPPPPPP
- a CDS encoding metalloregulator ArsR/SmtB family transcription factor; the encoded protein is MKKSLNQTCYRFFTNLANPTRLAAIEQLLKQPMSVGELATALNQEQSMISHNLKPLLDCNIITIQRDGKKHIYLVNRETIIPIFAAIENHAQKYCPTGGKCLREEQA
- a CDS encoding metal ABC transporter permease; the protein is MSADPLSLFGYQFFQNALVGGIIAAVACGLVGMFLILKKEAMVGDGLSHTAFGGIALGLLLGINPLLTALAVSVLAVFAISYMRRRKITTSDSAIAVMLALGFSTGLIVISLAGGFNVELFSYLFGSILTIDWADLALVSVLGMSVLLFIGFFRRELLSMVFDEEDSRIMGIPTRALSMVFDLLVAVTIVLSIKVIGTILVVALLVIPGLCALKLNFSFRKTLLAAVCFSIISTVIGIMLSALFNIVTAGVIVFVLVMFFLLTLLYKKLS
- a CDS encoding 4Fe-4S ferredoxin; translated protein: MKRKIVNIDENLCNGCGACIPKCVEGALQIVDGKARIVKDTYCDGLGACLGQCPQGAITITEREADPFSQAEVHEFHKAQAAKTPIAPATTAANVPKKPQWPVKINLVPPKAPFYENAHILLAADCAPVALKSFQQHMAGKYVIIGCPKFNDARAYAEKLTEIFQNNNIGAVTVMHMEVPCCTGLKWAVNKALEASGKHISVKELEVKVGGEIVEL
- a CDS encoding PAS domain S-box protein, translating into MSFSGQETKGSSNGVMDSFHRFISRLDEGFELLELADSGPGGVVDFVFLEVNPAFESLTGFRAANIVGKRKREVDRFGEERWYEYALKALKTGKTLQYEYFNSFIKRYFATQFIPVSNNRIAVLFKDITEHKKGEFALQDSQQRLKIYLESSPTAIFVADPDGKYVFVNEGACRLLQYSKEELLTMNISQVLTPENRDAGFRQFALVSQTGRSRGELNLKRKDGSMVDVIISAAKLPDGNLIANCEDITERKDLEMQLQAKERLAAIGSTAGMVGHDIRNPLQAIIADVFLLKDYLAFMPDLNIKRDVDESLNGIEKNVLYVNKIVADLQDYARPLNPEYSSVLLSDIISSAFKTIDLPSNIKLAINLKDNAQVRTDPAFIQRAITNLANNAIQAMPNGGYLTVSGSKNESSICISVEDTGGGIPDEIKARIFTPMTTSKAKGQGLGLAVVKRLVDALDGTISFESQLGRGTTFTLNLPNQKISGLSLNS